The following is a genomic window from Crossiella equi.
AAGCGCGCGTAGTGGTCCGTCGGGTCCAGCTCCAGCACCCGGCGGAAAGCGCGTTCTGCGCGCTCGAGCTGGGCCGAGTGCAGGTAACAGCGGGCGGCCAGCAGGTGAACGCTGGGCAGGTCCGGGTCCGACTCCAGGACGGGCTCCAGCCGGCGAAGTGCCTCCATCGGCCTGTTCGCGGCCAGGAGCGCCTCCGCCCGGCGGTATGCCTCGAAGGTGTCGGTCATGGTCATCCCACGGTACGTCCTGCGGACCGGTTCCGCGCCCGCCATCCGGGCCATGATCGACACGGTTCGGGTGATTTCGCAGGTCACAGCAGCCAGACCGAGACAATCGCGTCACCTGTCTGACATTCGCCGCGCCAACCTTCATCCTG
Proteins encoded in this region:
- a CDS encoding tetratricopeptide repeat protein, giving the protein MTMTDTFEAYRRAEALLAANRPMEALRRLEPVLESDPDLPSVHLLAARCYLHSAQLERAERAFRRVLELDPTDHYARFALGRTLQRQSRLQEAITQLRMAAAMHPTPDYLEAVNEVRARIMLREKDTGT